A DNA window from Planctomycetota bacterium contains the following coding sequences:
- a CDS encoding DUF1275 family protein → MFISQAHSFQQQARLAVTLAWVSGYTNLIAVLALGTAISHISGTTSMLGRDVVEGKWALAALAGFLLVTFLCGAVLSGLLTEHARRRGWESIYVTPMLVEAVLLGLFAIGVEVREGSVLTGPSGTYLLGGIASCAMGLQNATITRISNGVVRTTHVTGVLTDVGLEFAQLLSWPRERTGTPRTTGALSAQPGARRLVLLASVFGSFLLGAALGTIAFDTLPRWSMFPPVAFLLWLVFVDATRPIAEIEASDLVTKDFGLPPEIGVYHLRRDRDHPTGAQRLPDLTAWADRLPPRVRVVVLDLDEVTSLDSNAVHQIAGVLERMRGEHRRMVIAGLRGDQFEQLRRAGAWDDGGAACSDLEIALARALNLLDDARTAR, encoded by the coding sequence GTGTTCATCTCGCAGGCCCATTCCTTCCAGCAGCAGGCCCGTCTGGCGGTGACGCTCGCCTGGGTGTCGGGCTACACGAATCTCATCGCGGTGCTCGCGCTCGGGACGGCGATCTCGCACATCTCGGGGACCACGTCGATGCTCGGGCGAGACGTGGTCGAGGGCAAGTGGGCGCTGGCGGCGTTGGCGGGGTTCCTGCTGGTGACGTTCCTGTGCGGCGCGGTGCTGTCGGGCCTGCTCACCGAGCACGCGCGCCGGCGCGGGTGGGAGTCCATCTACGTCACGCCGATGCTGGTGGAGGCGGTGCTGCTCGGGCTCTTCGCCATCGGCGTGGAAGTGCGCGAGGGCAGCGTGTTGACCGGCCCCTCGGGCACGTACCTGCTCGGCGGCATTGCGTCGTGCGCCATGGGCCTGCAGAACGCGACGATCACGCGGATCTCCAACGGCGTCGTGCGCACGACGCACGTGACCGGCGTGCTGACCGACGTCGGGCTCGAGTTCGCGCAGCTTCTCTCCTGGCCGCGCGAACGCACGGGCACACCTCGCACCACGGGCGCGTTGTCGGCGCAGCCCGGCGCCCGGCGTCTGGTGCTGCTCGCGTCGGTGTTCGGGTCGTTCCTGCTCGGGGCGGCGCTCGGCACGATCGCGTTCGACACGCTTCCCCGGTGGTCGATGTTCCCGCCGGTGGCATTCCTGCTGTGGCTGGTGTTCGTCGACGCGACGCGCCCCATCGCGGAGATCGAGGCATCGGACCTGGTGACGAAGGACTTCGGCCTGCCGCCCGAGATCGGCGTGTATCACCTGCGGCGCGATCGCGACCATCCGACCGGCGCGCAGCGCCTGCCGGACCTGACGGCGTGGGCCGACCGCCTGCCGCCGCGGGTCCGCGTGGTGGTGCTCGACCTCGACGAAGTCACGTCGCTGGATTCCAACGCGGTGCACCAGATCGCGGGCGTGCTGGAGCGCATGCGCGGCGAGCACCGGCGGATGGTCATCGCGGGGCTGCGGGGCGATCAGTTCGAGCAGTTGCGGCGCGCGGGCGCATGGGACGACGGCGGGGCCGCGTGCTCGGACCTGGAGATCGCGCTCGCGCGGGCGCTCAACCTGCTGGACGACGCGCGGACCGCGCGATGA
- the guaB gene encoding IMP dehydrogenase, with protein sequence MEGIANPRLLRSTGATASPAPASAHPKIVSDGITFDDVLLLPRRSGVMPAEADTSTRLTRSIRLHIPLVSAPMDTVTESSLAIALAQEGGLGIIHKNLSVEAQAREVAKVKRSANGIIVDPITLGPGDSVARAKELMRTYHVSGFPVTEDGGTNLRGKGKVVGIITRRDLKFVEDTGTTVREVMTSSGLITAPPGTSLDHAERVLNENKVEKLILVDEGGRLAGLITMKDIERQSQFPRACRDERGRLRCGAAVGVMQFERVEALLAAEVDVLVVDTAHGHSENVLRTVAEIRKRWAGVQLIAGNIATADAARDLIEAGVDAVKVGIGPGSICTTRVVTGVGVPQITAVMSVADAVAEIDPDVPVIADGGIRLSGDIPKAIAAGASCVMMGSLFAGLDESPGEIVIHQGRRYKSYRGMGSEGAMNAGSADRYRQADKVAPDGKVTQKFVPEGVEGLVTYRGSLAEFVYQLVGGLRSAMGYCGCGTIEALRRDARFCRVSNATVVENHPHDILITKESPNYMVGRM encoded by the coding sequence ATGGAAGGCATCGCGAACCCACGGCTTCTCCGATCCACGGGCGCGACCGCGAGCCCGGCCCCCGCCTCTGCCCACCCCAAGATCGTGTCCGACGGGATCACGTTCGACGACGTGCTGCTGTTGCCGCGCCGCTCGGGGGTGATGCCGGCTGAAGCCGACACGTCGACGCGGCTGACGCGATCGATCCGCCTGCACATCCCGCTGGTGTCGGCGCCGATGGACACGGTGACGGAGTCGTCGCTGGCGATCGCGCTCGCGCAGGAGGGCGGGCTGGGGATCATCCACAAGAACCTGAGCGTGGAGGCGCAGGCGCGCGAGGTCGCGAAGGTCAAGCGTTCGGCGAACGGCATCATCGTCGATCCGATCACGCTCGGGCCCGGCGACAGCGTGGCGCGCGCCAAGGAGCTCATGCGGACGTACCACGTCTCGGGCTTCCCGGTGACGGAGGACGGGGGCACGAACCTGCGCGGCAAGGGGAAGGTCGTCGGGATCATCACGCGCCGTGACCTCAAGTTCGTGGAAGACACGGGCACGACGGTGCGGGAGGTGATGACCTCGTCGGGGCTCATCACCGCGCCGCCGGGAACGAGCCTCGACCACGCCGAGCGCGTCCTGAACGAGAACAAGGTCGAGAAGCTGATCCTGGTGGACGAGGGCGGGCGCCTGGCCGGGCTCATCACGATGAAGGACATCGAGCGCCAGAGCCAGTTCCCGCGCGCATGCCGCGACGAGCGCGGGCGCCTGCGCTGCGGGGCGGCGGTGGGCGTGATGCAGTTCGAGCGTGTGGAGGCGCTGCTGGCGGCGGAGGTGGACGTGCTGGTGGTGGACACCGCCCACGGGCACAGCGAGAACGTGCTGCGCACGGTCGCCGAGATCCGCAAGCGCTGGGCGGGCGTGCAACTGATCGCGGGCAACATCGCGACCGCCGACGCGGCGCGCGACCTGATCGAGGCGGGCGTCGACGCGGTGAAGGTCGGCATCGGGCCCGGGAGCATCTGCACGACGCGCGTGGTGACGGGCGTGGGCGTGCCGCAGATCACCGCGGTGATGAGCGTGGCCGACGCGGTGGCGGAGATCGACCCCGACGTGCCGGTGATCGCGGACGGCGGGATCCGCCTCTCGGGCGACATCCCCAAGGCGATCGCCGCGGGCGCGAGCTGCGTGATGATGGGCTCGCTCTTCGCGGGGCTCGACGAATCGCCCGGGGAGATCGTGATCCACCAGGGACGCCGGTACAAGAGCTACCGGGGCATGGGCAGCGAGGGCGCGATGAACGCGGGCAGCGCCGACCGCTACCGCCAGGCCGACAAGGTCGCGCCCGACGGCAAGGTGACGCAGAAGTTCGTCCCCGAAGGGGTCGAGGGGCTGGTGACGTACCGGGGCTCGCTCGCCGAGTTCGTGTACCAACTGGTGGGCGGGCTGCGCAGCGCGATGGGGTATTGCGGCTGCGGCACGATCGAGGCGCTGCGACGCGACGCCCGGTTCTGCCGCGTGTCGAACGCGACCGTCGTCGAGAACCACCCCCACGACATCCTCATCACGAAGGAAAGCCCGAACTACATGGTTGGGAGGATGTAG
- a CDS encoding trehalose-6-phosphate synthase, producing the protein MATSRRIIIVANRLPLAHSRSGGWEVSPGGLVTALLPIVRARKGAWVGWTGSADRSLRAFTHDGVPIRPVTLTDAEIRDYYHGFSNRTLWPLYHDAIRTPEFQRHWWRSYLEVNRRFARAAAAAARPNDLVWVQDFHLQLVPAMLRELRPDLRIGFFLHIPFPPEELFAWLPWRAEILRGLCGADLVGFQTFSDVQNFSRLARRFLDLEGTDTELHIDRRRVRVNAFPISIDFGEFESIAEQPATLARVKQIRKDVGSRKIILCVDRLDYTKGIDLRLKVFEQLLHDKQLSAERAVLVQVAVPSRESVQEYAELRTSVEQTVGRINGEFSQPGRVAVHYFRRNLSREELVAYYRATDVMMVTPLRDGMNLVAKEFCAARPDLGGVLVLSEFAGAARQLRRALLVNPRDLDGTGATLLEALSMRSQDARQRMAILRMMVRRHDVHFWAKQYMEALG; encoded by the coding sequence ATGGCAACCAGCCGACGCATCATCATCGTGGCGAACCGGCTGCCCCTCGCGCACTCGCGCTCCGGCGGGTGGGAGGTGAGCCCGGGCGGGCTCGTCACCGCACTGCTGCCCATCGTGCGCGCCCGCAAGGGCGCTTGGGTCGGCTGGACCGGCTCGGCGGACCGCTCGCTGCGGGCCTTCACGCACGACGGCGTGCCGATCCGCCCGGTGACCCTGACCGACGCCGAGATCCGCGATTACTACCACGGGTTCTCGAACCGCACACTCTGGCCCCTCTACCACGACGCCATCCGCACGCCCGAGTTCCAGCGACACTGGTGGCGCTCGTACCTCGAGGTGAACCGGCGCTTCGCACGGGCGGCGGCGGCGGCGGCGCGTCCGAACGACCTCGTCTGGGTGCAGGACTTTCACCTCCAGCTCGTCCCCGCGATGCTGCGCGAACTGCGCCCGGACCTGCGCATCGGGTTCTTCCTCCACATCCCCTTCCCGCCGGAAGAGCTCTTCGCGTGGCTGCCCTGGCGCGCCGAGATCCTGCGCGGCCTCTGCGGCGCGGACCTCGTGGGCTTCCAGACGTTCAGCGACGTGCAGAACTTCTCGCGCCTGGCACGCCGGTTCCTCGACCTCGAAGGCACGGACACCGAGCTGCACATCGATCGGCGCAGGGTCCGCGTGAATGCCTTCCCCATCTCGATCGACTTCGGCGAGTTCGAGTCGATCGCCGAGCAGCCCGCCACGCTCGCGCGCGTGAAGCAGATCCGCAAGGACGTGGGCAGCCGCAAGATCATCCTGTGCGTCGACCGCCTCGACTACACCAAGGGCATCGACCTGCGCCTCAAGGTCTTCGAGCAGCTGCTCCACGACAAGCAGCTCTCGGCCGAGCGGGCGGTGCTGGTGCAGGTCGCGGTGCCCTCGCGCGAGTCCGTGCAGGAGTACGCGGAGCTGCGCACCAGCGTGGAGCAGACCGTGGGACGCATCAACGGGGAGTTCAGCCAGCCCGGGCGCGTGGCGGTGCACTACTTCCGGCGGAACCTCTCGCGCGAGGAACTCGTCGCCTACTACCGCGCGACCGACGTCATGATGGTGACCCCGCTGCGCGACGGGATGAACCTGGTGGCGAAGGAGTTCTGCGCGGCACGCCCGGACCTCGGCGGCGTGCTCGTGCTCAGCGAGTTCGCCGGCGCCGCCCGCCAGCTCCGGCGGGCGCTGCTCGTGAACCCCCGCGACCTCGACGGGACGGGCGCGACGCTGCTCGAAGCGCTTTCCATGCGCAGCCAGGACGCCCGGCAGCGGATGGCCATTCTGCGAATGATGGTCCGTCGTCACGACGTGCACTTCTGGGCGAAGCAGTACATGGAGGCGCTGGGGTGA
- a CDS encoding M28 family peptidase, protein MERSKRGMSLWTMLRGVVGASPIPRLQLRFPGTSHAGPLPPVTPDEAALAGALRRDVEALATDYRARNWFHPDVYARARAFLAGRLRACGLTPREQTYVVEGVECANIIAEIPGSSRPSEIIVVGAHYDSIELRSGPCPAANDNASGVACTLALAAYFGAPGPPARAPGRTLRFVLYANEEPPWFWTEAMGSLVHARSCRAAGENIVAMLTPETLGHYTDEPGSQRYPPLLSRYYPKVGNFVSFVGLHESRALVARCVETFRRTTPFPCEGAAVPAIIPRAGASDHWSYWKCGYPGLMVTDTAPLRYRHYHTQQDTPDKIDFERFARVTGGLVRAVEELAGGSVG, encoded by the coding sequence ATGGAACGAAGCAAGCGGGGCATGTCGCTCTGGACGATGCTGCGGGGCGTGGTGGGCGCCTCGCCGATCCCGCGTCTGCAACTGCGGTTTCCCGGCACATCGCACGCCGGTCCCCTGCCGCCCGTCACGCCCGACGAAGCGGCGCTGGCCGGCGCACTCCGCCGTGATGTCGAGGCGCTCGCGACCGACTATCGCGCCCGCAACTGGTTCCACCCCGACGTGTACGCGCGGGCGCGCGCGTTCCTCGCGGGCCGCCTGCGGGCGTGCGGGCTGACACCCCGCGAGCAGACGTACGTCGTGGAAGGCGTCGAGTGCGCGAACATCATCGCCGAGATCCCCGGCTCGTCGCGCCCCAGCGAGATCATCGTCGTCGGCGCGCACTACGACAGCATCGAGCTCCGCAGCGGGCCCTGCCCCGCGGCGAACGACAACGCCAGCGGCGTGGCGTGCACGCTCGCGCTCGCGGCCTACTTCGGCGCGCCGGGCCCGCCCGCCCGCGCCCCAGGCCGCACGCTCCGCTTCGTGCTCTACGCGAACGAGGAGCCCCCGTGGTTCTGGACGGAGGCGATGGGCAGCCTGGTGCACGCGCGATCATGCCGCGCGGCGGGCGAGAACATCGTCGCGATGCTCACGCCCGAAACGCTCGGGCATTACACCGACGAGCCCGGCAGCCAGCGCTACCCGCCCCTGCTCTCGCGGTACTACCCGAAGGTGGGCAACTTCGTGTCGTTCGTGGGGCTGCACGAGTCGCGCGCGCTGGTCGCGCGCTGCGTGGAGACGTTCCGGCGGACGACGCCCTTCCCGTGCGAGGGAGCCGCGGTGCCCGCGATCATCCCCCGCGCGGGCGCGAGCGACCACTGGTCGTACTGGAAGTGCGGCTATCCCGGGCTGATGGTGACGGACACGGCCCCGCTGCGCTACCGGCACTACCACACCCAGCAGGACACGCCAGACAAGATCGACTTCGAACGCTTCGCGCGGGTGACGGGCGGGCTGGTGCGGGCGGTAGAGGAGTTGGCGGGCGGTTCGGTCGGCTGA
- the ychF gene encoding redox-regulated ATPase YchF: MEAGIVGLPNVGKSTLFNALTRGNALAANYPFATIEPNVGVVPIPDARLARITKYIPPQKVIPAALRLVDIAGIVKGASKGEGLGNKFLSHIREVDAILQVVRCFTKAPGGEDVLHVAGSVDPIRDIDIINTELILADLETVEGAWSKSERAAKSGKPEDVARFEVLKKLKPVLGEGRAARAAKIEEPEQQRQLKHLGLITAKRVLYVMNVDEDDLAGQSAACQAVRQYAAKEGSEVVPVCAKIESELSQMTPEEQQEMLAAYGLTEPALAAVARATYHLLGLQSYFTAGEKEVRAWTVPVGATAPQAAGVIHTDFERGFIRAEVYTLEDLEKHKSEKAIKEAGRMRIEGKEYVMKDGDICHFLFNV, from the coding sequence ATGGAAGCCGGGATTGTCGGTCTGCCCAACGTCGGCAAGAGCACGCTGTTCAATGCGCTGACGCGCGGCAACGCCCTCGCCGCGAACTACCCCTTCGCCACGATCGAGCCGAACGTCGGCGTCGTGCCCATCCCCGACGCACGCCTCGCGCGGATCACGAAGTACATCCCGCCGCAGAAGGTCATCCCCGCGGCGTTGCGCCTGGTCGACATCGCCGGCATCGTGAAGGGCGCCAGCAAGGGCGAGGGGCTGGGCAACAAGTTCCTCAGCCACATCCGCGAGGTCGACGCGATCCTGCAGGTCGTCCGCTGCTTCACCAAGGCCCCGGGCGGCGAGGACGTGCTGCACGTCGCGGGCTCGGTCGATCCCATCCGCGATATCGACATCATCAACACCGAACTCATCCTCGCCGACCTCGAGACCGTCGAGGGTGCGTGGAGCAAGAGCGAGCGGGCCGCCAAGAGCGGCAAGCCCGAGGACGTCGCCCGCTTCGAGGTGCTGAAGAAGCTCAAGCCCGTGCTTGGCGAAGGACGCGCGGCCCGTGCGGCGAAGATCGAGGAGCCCGAGCAGCAGCGCCAACTCAAGCACCTCGGGCTCATCACCGCCAAGCGCGTGCTGTACGTGATGAACGTCGACGAAGACGACCTCGCCGGCCAGAGCGCCGCGTGCCAGGCCGTGCGCCAGTACGCCGCCAAGGAAGGCTCCGAGGTCGTCCCGGTGTGCGCGAAGATCGAGAGCGAACTCTCGCAGATGACGCCCGAGGAGCAGCAGGAGATGCTGGCGGCGTACGGGCTGACCGAGCCGGCGCTCGCCGCCGTCGCCCGCGCGACGTACCACCTGCTCGGGCTGCAGTCGTACTTCACGGCGGGCGAGAAGGAAGTGCGGGCGTGGACGGTGCCGGTGGGCGCGACGGCCCCGCAGGCCGCGGGCGTCATCCACACCGACTTCGAACGCGGGTTCATCCGCGCCGAGGTCTACACCCTCGAAGACCTCGAGAAGCACAAGAGCGAGAAGGCGATCAAAGAGGCCGGGCGGATGCGCATCGAGGGCAAGGAATACGTCATGAAGGACGGCGACATCTGCCACTTCCTGTTCAACGTCTGA
- a CDS encoding amylo-alpha-1,6-glucosidase, producing the protein MERQDGTRIDLTSRPDLGRSEWLLTNALGGFAMGCADAVPRRRYHALLIGATTPPVGRVVALAHVADSIVVAAGDRPERIDLSDFDFPGRPAARSPDEFIADPARVSWRWITPAGSVRRSLELADARNAGILTYERDGERPARLELRPLVALRDFHELAHEHAGAPSLTLEGPDACVLRAGSRELRLRCVVARFEPAPDWWRAFQYAFDRERGQDFAEDLFCPGTFVVDPWPAGAVPRLEAWTDGQTPPPPEPASPKRARLRVLRERVGPRLSDAHRSAGAALADASDHFIVRRDLPSGGSMATIIAGYPWFSDWGRDSMIALRGLLLATGRVPEAVGVLRAFAGQRRRGLIPNCFIDSSGHAEYNTADAALWFVHAALDAAEAGADPGIVAAELLPACVDILRAYAAGTDYDIRADADALIRAGTPGTQLTWMDAARDGVVFTPRSGKPVELNALWIAALRRMASADAARRAEWGALADRAASSFSKFWNLERRCLFDCLPDGDTPPSDEIRPNQIYAVSLPHSPLSREQQRAVVECVRNQLLTPMGLRTLERDDFRYRPRYEGTLFERDGAYHNGTAWPFLLGPYAEAVLRVGDFSPQARRDAFDAIAPLLGLLTGTPQSPTPIGAVAEIYDAERPQRPQGCPAQAWSVGELLRVLLLIDEPAPTARPRQ; encoded by the coding sequence GTGGAACGGCAGGACGGCACCCGCATCGACCTGACCAGCCGCCCCGACCTCGGGCGGAGCGAATGGCTCCTCACCAACGCCCTGGGCGGGTTCGCGATGGGCTGTGCCGACGCCGTCCCCCGCCGCCGGTACCACGCGCTGCTCATCGGCGCCACGACGCCCCCCGTCGGTCGCGTCGTCGCCCTCGCCCACGTCGCCGACTCGATCGTCGTCGCGGCCGGCGATCGCCCCGAGCGAATCGACCTGTCGGACTTTGACTTCCCCGGCAGGCCCGCCGCCCGCTCGCCCGACGAGTTCATCGCCGATCCGGCCCGCGTCTCCTGGCGGTGGATCACCCCCGCCGGCTCGGTCCGCCGATCCCTCGAACTCGCCGATGCCCGCAACGCCGGCATCCTCACCTACGAGCGCGACGGCGAACGCCCCGCCCGCCTCGAACTCCGCCCGCTCGTCGCGCTCCGCGACTTCCACGAACTCGCCCACGAGCACGCCGGCGCCCCCTCGCTCACACTCGAAGGCCCCGACGCCTGCGTCCTGCGGGCCGGCTCGCGCGAACTGCGCCTGCGCTGCGTGGTCGCCCGCTTCGAGCCCGCCCCGGACTGGTGGCGCGCCTTCCAGTACGCCTTCGACCGCGAACGCGGGCAGGACTTCGCCGAGGACCTGTTCTGCCCGGGAACGTTCGTCGTCGACCCCTGGCCCGCGGGCGCCGTCCCGCGGCTCGAGGCCTGGACCGACGGGCAGACCCCGCCCCCGCCCGAGCCCGCCTCGCCCAAGCGCGCCCGCCTGCGCGTGCTGCGCGAACGCGTCGGCCCGCGCCTGTCCGACGCCCACCGCTCTGCCGGGGCCGCGCTCGCCGACGCGTCCGACCACTTCATCGTGCGGCGTGACCTGCCATCGGGCGGCTCGATGGCGACGATCATCGCGGGCTACCCGTGGTTCTCCGACTGGGGGCGCGACTCGATGATCGCGCTGCGCGGGCTGCTGCTCGCGACGGGGCGCGTGCCCGAGGCCGTCGGCGTGCTGCGCGCCTTCGCCGGGCAGCGCCGGCGGGGCCTGATCCCCAACTGCTTCATCGATTCGTCGGGGCACGCGGAGTACAACACCGCCGACGCGGCCCTGTGGTTCGTGCACGCCGCCCTCGACGCGGCCGAGGCCGGCGCCGACCCGGGCATCGTCGCCGCCGAACTCCTCCCCGCGTGCGTCGACATTCTCCGCGCCTACGCCGCGGGAACCGACTACGACATCCGTGCCGACGCCGACGCCCTGATCCGCGCGGGCACGCCCGGCACGCAGCTCACGTGGATGGACGCCGCCCGCGATGGCGTGGTCTTCACCCCGCGGAGCGGGAAGCCGGTCGAGCTCAACGCGCTCTGGATCGCCGCGCTGCGACGCATGGCGAGCGCCGACGCCGCCCGCCGCGCCGAATGGGGCGCGCTGGCCGACCGCGCCGCGTCGTCGTTCTCGAAGTTCTGGAACCTCGAGCGTCGCTGCCTGTTCGACTGCCTGCCCGACGGCGACACGCCGCCCTCCGACGAGATCCGCCCGAACCAGATCTACGCCGTCAGCCTCCCGCACTCGCCGCTGTCGCGCGAGCAGCAGCGCGCGGTGGTGGAGTGCGTGCGCAACCAGTTGCTCACCCCGATGGGCCTGCGCACGCTCGAACGCGACGACTTCCGCTATCGCCCGCGCTACGAGGGGACGCTCTTCGAGCGCGACGGCGCGTACCACAACGGCACGGCGTGGCCCTTCCTCCTCGGGCCCTACGCCGAGGCCGTCCTCCGCGTCGGCGACTTCTCGCCCCAGGCCCGGCGCGACGCGTTCGACGCGATCGCGCCCCTGCTGGGGCTGCTCACCGGCACGCCCCAGTCGCCCACGCCCATCGGCGCCGTCGCCGAGATCTACGACGCCGAACGCCCGCAGCGCCCGCAGGGGTGCCCCGCCCAGGCCTGGAGCGTCGGCGAACTGCTCCGCGTCCTGCTGCTCATCGACGAGCCCGCTCCCACCGCTCGACCGCGTCAATAG
- the ruvX gene encoding Holliday junction resolvase RuvX yields MRYLAIDLGDARTGLALGDAQTRIVSPLSVLEVRRDERAGDALLDALVRAIDDALGPPARRRAALVVGLPLNMDGSEGPRAALTRAFAARIAERAGLPVHFHDERLSSADADWRMARSGLTHAQKKARRDALAACAILSDFLATLPGSTPGDSPASDHD; encoded by the coding sequence ATGCGATACCTCGCGATCGACCTGGGAGACGCCCGCACCGGCCTCGCGCTGGGCGACGCGCAGACGCGCATCGTGTCGCCCCTCTCGGTGCTCGAAGTCCGCCGCGACGAACGCGCCGGCGACGCCCTCCTCGACGCCCTCGTCCGCGCTATCGACGACGCGCTGGGCCCGCCCGCCCGCCGTCGCGCCGCGCTGGTCGTCGGGCTCCCGCTCAACATGGACGGCTCCGAAGGCCCCCGCGCCGCGCTCACCCGCGCCTTCGCCGCCCGCATCGCCGAGCGTGCCGGCCTGCCCGTGCACTTCCACGACGAGCGCCTCTCCAGCGCCGACGCCGACTGGCGCATGGCTCGCTCGGGCCTCACCCACGCCCAGAAGAAAGCACGGCGGGACGCGCTCGCCGCGTGCGCCATCCTCTCGGACTTCCTCGCCACCCTCCCGGGGAGCACGCCCGGCGATTCTCCGGCGTCGGACCACGACTAA